A single region of the Streptomyces sp. NBC_00236 genome encodes:
- a CDS encoding acetyl/propionyl/methylcrotonyl-CoA carboxylase subunit alpha, translated as MRKVLIANRGEIAVRVARACRDAGIGSVAVYADPDRDALHVRAADEAFALGGDTPAASYLDMAKVLQAAKDSGADAIHPGYGFLSENAEFAQAVLDAGLTWIGPPPQAIRDLGDKVAARHIAQRAGAPLVAGTPDPVEGSAEVVAFAEEHGLPIAIKAAFGGGGRGLKVARTLEEIPELYDSAVREAVAAFGRGECFVERYLDKPRHVETQCLADTHGNVVVVSTRDCSLQRRHQKLVEEAPAPFLSEAQNAELYAASKAILKEAGYVGAGTVEFLVGMDGTISFLEVNTRLQVEHPVTEEVTGLDLVREMFRIADGEELGYDDPEMRGHSFEFRINGEDPGRGFLPAPGTVTVFAPPSGPGVRLDAGVESGSVIGPAWDSLLAKLIVTGATREQALQRAARALAEFNVEGMATAIPFHRAVVADPAFTSDPFRIHTRWIETEFVNEIKPFAAPADTEADEESGRETVVVEVGGKRLEVSLPSSLGMSLARTGLAAGAKPKRRAAKKSGSAVSGDTLASPMQGTIVKIAVEEGQEVKEGDLIVVLEAMKMEQPLNAHRAGTIKGLAAEVGSSVSSGAVICEIKD; from the coding sequence GTGCGCAAGGTGCTCATCGCCAACCGTGGCGAAATTGCTGTCCGTGTTGCCCGAGCCTGCCGGGACGCGGGAATCGGGAGCGTGGCCGTCTACGCAGACCCGGACCGCGACGCTCTGCATGTGCGGGCGGCCGACGAGGCATTCGCTCTGGGCGGTGACACCCCGGCCGCCAGCTACCTGGACATGGCCAAGGTGCTCCAGGCGGCCAAGGACTCCGGGGCGGACGCGATCCACCCGGGCTACGGCTTCCTCTCGGAGAACGCCGAGTTCGCCCAGGCCGTGCTGGACGCCGGTCTCACGTGGATCGGCCCGCCGCCGCAGGCGATCCGGGACCTCGGCGACAAGGTCGCCGCCCGTCACATCGCCCAGCGGGCCGGCGCCCCGCTCGTCGCGGGCACCCCGGACCCGGTCGAGGGTTCCGCCGAGGTCGTCGCCTTCGCCGAGGAGCACGGGCTGCCGATCGCGATCAAGGCCGCGTTCGGCGGTGGCGGGCGCGGGCTGAAGGTCGCGCGCACGCTGGAGGAGATCCCGGAGCTGTACGACTCCGCGGTCCGTGAGGCCGTCGCCGCGTTCGGGCGCGGGGAGTGCTTCGTGGAGCGCTACCTCGACAAGCCGCGGCACGTGGAGACCCAGTGCCTGGCCGACACCCACGGCAACGTGGTCGTCGTCTCCACCCGTGACTGCTCGCTCCAGCGCCGCCACCAGAAGCTGGTCGAGGAGGCCCCGGCCCCCTTCCTCTCCGAGGCGCAGAACGCGGAGCTGTACGCGGCGTCCAAGGCGATCCTGAAGGAGGCCGGCTACGTCGGCGCCGGCACGGTCGAGTTCCTGGTCGGCATGGACGGCACGATCTCCTTCCTGGAGGTCAACACCCGCCTCCAGGTCGAGCACCCGGTCACCGAGGAGGTCACCGGCCTCGACCTCGTACGCGAGATGTTCCGCATCGCCGACGGCGAGGAACTCGGCTACGACGACCCGGAGATGCGCGGTCACTCCTTCGAGTTCCGGATCAACGGCGAGGACCCGGGCCGCGGCTTCCTGCCCGCCCCGGGCACCGTCACCGTCTTCGCGCCGCCGAGCGGTCCCGGTGTCCGCCTCGACGCGGGCGTGGAGTCCGGCTCGGTCATCGGCCCGGCCTGGGACTCCCTGCTCGCCAAGCTGATCGTGACCGGTGCGACCCGTGAGCAGGCGCTCCAGCGCGCGGCCCGCGCGCTGGCCGAGTTCAACGTCGAGGGCATGGCCACCGCCATCCCCTTCCACCGCGCGGTCGTCGCCGATCCGGCGTTCACCTCCGACCCGTTCCGCATCCACACCCGCTGGATCGAGACGGAGTTCGTCAACGAGATCAAGCCGTTCGCGGCTCCGGCCGACACGGAGGCGGACGAGGAGTCCGGCCGCGAGACGGTCGTCGTCGAGGTCGGCGGCAAGCGCCTGGAGGTCTCGCTGCCCTCGTCGCTGGGCATGAGCCTGGCCCGTACGGGACTCGCGGCGGGCGCCAAGCCCAAGCGCCGCGCGGCCAAGAAGTCCGGCTCGGCCGTCTCCGGCGACACCCTGGCCTCCCCCATGCAGGGCACCATCGTGAAGATCGCGGTGGAAGAGGGCCAGGAGGTCAAGGAGGGCGATCTGATCGTCGTCCTGGAGGCCATGAAGATGGAGCAGCCGCTCAACGCGCACCGCGCCGGCACCATCAAGGGCCTGGCCGCCGAGGTCGGCAGCTCGGTCTCCTCCGGTGCCGTCATCTGCGAGATCAAGGACTGA
- a CDS encoding Maf family protein, with protein sequence MAGMTHPAPRRLVLASKSPARLGLLRQAGFAPEVIVSGVDEDALSAPTPAELALVLAEAKAGVVAGLPQAAGALVIGCDSVLELDGQALGKPADAEEATARWKSMRGRSGVLQTGHCVTDTASGRTASATASTTVRFGEPSDAEIAAYVASGEPLHVAGAFTLDGRSAPFVDSIDGDPGNVIGLSLPLLRRLLGELGIQVTDLWV encoded by the coding sequence ATGGCCGGCATGACTCATCCCGCACCCCGCCGCCTCGTGCTCGCCTCGAAGTCACCCGCCCGTCTGGGGCTGCTGCGGCAGGCCGGGTTCGCGCCCGAGGTGATCGTCAGCGGGGTCGACGAGGACGCGCTGAGCGCCCCGACCCCGGCGGAACTCGCGCTCGTCCTGGCCGAGGCCAAGGCGGGGGTGGTGGCCGGGCTGCCGCAGGCCGCCGGGGCCCTGGTCATCGGGTGCGACTCGGTGCTCGAACTGGACGGGCAGGCCCTCGGCAAGCCGGCCGACGCCGAGGAGGCCACGGCCCGCTGGAAGTCCATGCGGGGGCGCTCCGGGGTCCTGCAGACCGGCCACTGCGTGACCGACACGGCGAGCGGGCGCACCGCCTCCGCGACCGCGTCCACGACGGTCCGCTTCGGTGAGCCCTCGGACGCCGAGATCGCCGCCTACGTGGCCTCCGGCGAACCGCTGCACGTCGCGGGCGCCTTCACTCTCGACGGGCGCTCGGCACCGTTCGTGGACTCGATCGACGGCGACCCGGGCAACGTCATCGGGCTCTCGCTGCCGTTGCTGCGGCGGCTGCTGGGCGAGCTGGGGATCCAGGTCACCGACCTCTGGGTCTGA
- the mmpB gene encoding morphogenic membrane protein MmpB, producing the protein MLWSDPENKPPKELRDAQDMLRRAGLVLALAMVIAMFVLGAR; encoded by the coding sequence ATGCTGTGGTCCGACCCCGAGAACAAGCCGCCGAAGGAACTGCGCGACGCCCAGGACATGCTCCGGCGCGCGGGCCTCGTGCTCGCGCTGGCCATGGTGATCGCGATGTTCGTCCTGGGCGCCCGCTGA
- a CDS encoding acyl-CoA carboxylase epsilon subunit produces MIKVVRGNPTPEELAAALAVVQARAAAASAVSSGAPELPAQWSDPGRLARRGRHLPGPRAWARTYWPG; encoded by the coding sequence ATGATCAAGGTCGTACGGGGCAACCCGACCCCGGAGGAGCTGGCCGCCGCTCTGGCGGTGGTGCAGGCGCGCGCCGCGGCGGCGTCCGCCGTGTCGTCCGGTGCGCCGGAGCTGCCCGCGCAGTGGTCCGACCCGGGCCGGCTGGCCCGGCGCGGCCGTCACCTGCCGGGACCGCGCGCCTGGGCGCGTACGTACTGGCCCGGGTAG
- a CDS encoding acyl-CoA carboxylase subunit beta: MSEPVEIDIHTTAGKLADLQRRIDEATHAGSARAVEKQHAKGKLTARERVDLLLDEGSFVELDEFARHRSTNFGIEKNRPYGDGVVTGYGTVDGRPVCVYSQDFTIFGGSLGEVYGEKIVKVMDFALKTGCPVIGINDGGGARIQEGVAALGLFAEIFRRNVHASGVVPQISLIVGPCAGGAVYSPAITDFTVMVDQTSHMFITGPDVIKTVTGEDVGFEELGGARTHNTTSGVAHHMAGDEKDAIEYVKSLLSYLPSNNLSEAPAFPEEADLAVSDEDRELDTLIPDSANQPYDMHTAIEHVLDDGEFLETQALFAPNILTGFGRVEGYPVGIVANQPMQFAGCLDINASEKAARFVRTCDAFNVPVLTFVDVPGFLPGVDQEYGGIIRRGAKLIYAYAEATVPLITVITRKAFGGAYDVMGSKHLGADINVAWPTAQIAVMGAQGAVNILHRRTIAAAEDQDATRAELMADYEDALLNPYVAAERGYVDAVIMPHETRAQVVKGLRQLRTKRESLPPKKHGNIPL; encoded by the coding sequence ATGTCCGAGCCGGTAGAGATCGACATCCACACCACCGCGGGCAAGCTCGCGGACCTGCAGCGCCGTATCGACGAGGCGACCCACGCGGGTTCCGCGCGCGCGGTGGAAAAGCAGCACGCGAAGGGCAAGTTGACCGCGCGTGAGCGCGTCGACCTCCTGCTCGACGAGGGTTCCTTCGTGGAGCTGGACGAATTCGCCCGGCACCGCTCGACGAACTTCGGCATCGAGAAGAACCGGCCGTACGGGGACGGCGTCGTCACCGGGTACGGCACGGTCGACGGCCGCCCCGTCTGTGTGTACTCGCAGGACTTCACCATCTTCGGCGGCTCGCTCGGCGAGGTCTACGGTGAGAAGATCGTCAAGGTGATGGACTTCGCGCTGAAGACCGGCTGTCCGGTCATCGGCATCAACGACGGCGGCGGCGCCCGCATCCAGGAGGGTGTCGCGGCGCTGGGCCTCTTCGCGGAGATCTTCCGCCGCAACGTGCACGCCTCGGGCGTGGTCCCGCAGATCTCGCTGATCGTCGGACCGTGCGCGGGCGGCGCGGTCTACTCCCCCGCGATCACCGACTTCACGGTCATGGTCGACCAGACCTCGCACATGTTCATCACCGGACCCGACGTCATCAAGACGGTCACCGGCGAGGACGTCGGCTTCGAGGAGCTGGGCGGCGCCCGTACGCACAACACCACCTCGGGTGTGGCGCACCACATGGCGGGCGACGAGAAGGACGCCATCGAGTACGTCAAGTCGCTGCTGTCGTACCTGCCGTCGAACAACCTCTCCGAGGCCCCGGCGTTCCCGGAGGAGGCGGACCTGGCGGTCAGCGACGAGGACCGCGAACTCGACACGCTCATCCCGGACTCGGCGAACCAGCCGTACGACATGCACACCGCGATCGAGCACGTGCTGGACGACGGCGAATTCCTGGAGACCCAGGCCCTGTTCGCGCCGAACATCCTCACCGGCTTCGGCCGGGTGGAGGGTTACCCGGTCGGCATCGTCGCCAATCAGCCGATGCAGTTCGCCGGCTGCCTGGACATCAACGCGAGCGAGAAGGCCGCACGGTTCGTCCGCACGTGTGACGCCTTCAACGTGCCCGTGCTGACCTTCGTCGACGTCCCGGGCTTCCTGCCCGGTGTGGACCAGGAGTACGGCGGCATCATCCGCCGCGGCGCCAAGCTGATCTACGCGTACGCGGAGGCGACCGTCCCGCTGATCACGGTGATCACCCGCAAGGCGTTCGGCGGCGCGTACGACGTCATGGGCTCCAAGCACCTGGGCGCCGACATCAACGTCGCCTGGCCGACCGCGCAGATCGCCGTCATGGGCGCGCAGGGCGCCGTCAACATCCTGCACCGCCGCACGATCGCCGCCGCGGAGGATCAGGACGCGACCCGTGCCGAGCTGATGGCGGACTACGAGGACGCGCTCCTCAACCCGTACGTGGCGGCCGAGCGCGGCTACGTGGACGCGGTGATCATGCCGCACGAGACCCGGGCCCAGGTGGTCAAGGGCCTGCGGCAGCTGCGCACCAAGCGGGAGTCGCTGCCCCCGAAGAAGCACGGCAACATCCCCCTCTAG
- a CDS encoding biotin--[acetyl-CoA-carboxylase] ligase produces the protein MTPSDAPQSRWSDLDRPPLNVPALRRGLLRPDGLWTSLDVVDSTGSTNSDLAGRAASLTEGAVLVAEEQTAGRGRLDRTWTAPARSGLFFSVYLTPGAVPVQRWGWLPLLAGVAAATGLARSAGVDTALKWPNDLLVTVEGEERKTGGILAERAGDGVVIGIGLNVSLRTDELPAPTAASLALAGAVSTDRETLLRGVLRSLEEWYGQWRAADGDAAASGLQEAYAAGCATLGRTVRAQLPGDRTLTGEAVAIDGDGRLVLSSGDGLREPVSAGDIVHLRGAEGGLT, from the coding sequence ATGACACCCTCGGATGCGCCACAGAGCCGTTGGTCGGACCTGGACCGGCCGCCCCTGAACGTTCCCGCGCTGCGCCGCGGACTGCTGCGGCCGGACGGGCTGTGGACCTCCCTCGACGTCGTCGACAGCACCGGTTCCACCAACTCCGACCTCGCGGGGCGTGCGGCCTCCCTCACCGAGGGTGCCGTCCTGGTCGCCGAGGAGCAGACCGCCGGGCGCGGCCGTCTGGACCGCACCTGGACCGCCCCGGCCCGCTCCGGCCTGTTCTTCTCGGTCTACCTGACGCCCGGCGCCGTCCCCGTCCAGCGCTGGGGCTGGCTGCCGCTGCTGGCCGGGGTCGCCGCGGCGACCGGCCTGGCGCGGTCGGCCGGCGTGGACACGGCACTGAAATGGCCCAACGACCTGCTGGTCACCGTCGAAGGGGAGGAGCGCAAGACGGGCGGCATCCTCGCCGAGCGGGCCGGTGACGGCGTCGTCATCGGCATCGGCCTCAACGTCTCCCTGCGCACCGACGAACTGCCCGCCCCCACCGCCGCCTCGCTCGCCCTCGCCGGAGCGGTCTCCACCGACCGGGAGACCCTGCTGCGGGGCGTACTGCGCTCCCTGGAGGAGTGGTACGGCCAGTGGCGGGCGGCCGACGGCGACGCGGCGGCGAGCGGCCTCCAGGAGGCCTACGCGGCGGGCTGCGCCACGCTCGGCCGGACGGTACGGGCCCAGCTGCCCGGCGACCGCACGCTCACCGGTGAGGCGGTGGCGATCGACGGGGACGGCCGGCTGGTCCTGTCCTCGGGCGACGGCCTGCGCGAACCGGTGTCGGCGGGCGACATCGTGCACCTGCGCGGCGCGGAGGGTGGACTGACCTGA
- a CDS encoding adenylate/guanylate cyclase domain-containing protein, with product MTVGDTTSGAGAEPPSDSSVHATPHHDVDHTAEPTDDPLAIRLEQLILGADRRYTPFQAARTAGVSMDLASRFWRAMGFADIGQAKALTEADVLALRRLSGLVEAGLLSEPMAIQVARSTGQTTARLAEWQIDSFLEGLTEPPEPGMTRTEVTYPLIELLLPELEEFLVYVWRRQLAAATGRVVQAADDEEMVDRRLAVGFADLVGFTRLTRRLEEEELGELVESFETTCADLVAAHGGRLIKTLGDEVLFAADDAGTASEIALRLIEAMTLDETMPALRVGIAFGTVTTRMGDVFGTTVNLASRLTSIAPKDAVLVDGAFAEELTRTGDAPVSEARAAEEAAAAKESADGEEPAPVPKYRYGLQPMWQRPVRGLGIVEPWLLARRGTS from the coding sequence GTGACCGTCGGCGACACGACCTCCGGCGCGGGCGCGGAGCCCCCGTCGGACTCCTCGGTCCACGCGACACCGCATCACGACGTCGACCACACGGCCGAACCGACCGACGATCCTCTGGCGATCCGGCTGGAACAGCTGATCCTGGGTGCCGACCGGCGGTACACCCCGTTCCAGGCCGCCCGGACCGCGGGCGTCTCCATGGATCTGGCGTCCCGGTTCTGGCGGGCCATGGGGTTCGCCGACATCGGCCAGGCCAAGGCGCTGACCGAGGCCGACGTCCTGGCGCTGCGGCGGCTCTCCGGCCTCGTCGAGGCGGGGCTGCTCAGCGAGCCGATGGCGATCCAGGTGGCCCGGTCCACCGGGCAGACCACCGCCCGGCTGGCGGAATGGCAGATCGATTCGTTCCTGGAGGGCCTCACCGAGCCGCCCGAGCCCGGAATGACCCGCACCGAGGTCACGTACCCCCTGATCGAACTGCTGCTGCCGGAGCTGGAGGAGTTCCTGGTGTACGTGTGGCGGCGCCAGCTCGCCGCCGCCACCGGCCGGGTCGTGCAGGCGGCGGACGACGAGGAGATGGTCGACCGGCGCCTGGCCGTCGGCTTCGCCGACCTCGTCGGGTTCACCCGGCTGACCCGTCGGCTGGAGGAGGAGGAGCTCGGCGAACTCGTCGAGTCCTTCGAGACCACCTGTGCCGACCTCGTGGCCGCGCACGGCGGCCGGCTCATCAAGACCCTCGGCGACGAGGTGCTCTTCGCCGCCGACGACGCGGGCACCGCGTCCGAGATCGCGCTGCGCCTCATCGAGGCGATGACCCTGGACGAGACGATGCCGGCGCTGCGCGTCGGCATCGCGTTCGGCACCGTCACCACCCGGATGGGCGATGTCTTCGGCACCACGGTGAACCTCGCCAGCCGGCTGACGTCGATAGCGCCGAAGGACGCCGTCCTGGTGGACGGGGCGTTCGCCGAGGAGCTGACCCGGACCGGCGACGCCCCCGTCTCCGAGGCCCGGGCCGCGGAGGAGGCGGCCGCCGCCAAGGAGAGCGCGGACGGCGAGGAGCCGGCCCCCGTACCCAAGTACCGCTACGGGCTGCAGCCGATGTGGCAGCGCCCGGTGCGTGGCCTCGGCATCGTCGAACCGTGGCTGCTGGCCCGTCGCGGCACCTCCTGA
- a CDS encoding enoyl-CoA hydratase/isomerase family protein → MTVTSEQRFGEFVVVRGHEGLAHVAELVLDRPKAMNAVSTDMARSIAAACAALAADPDVRVTVLTSSHERAFCVGADLKERNSFTDADLVRQRPTARAAYTGVLELPMPTIAAVHGFALGGGFELALSCDLIVADPTALVGLPEVSVGVIPGGGGTQLLPRRIGAARAAELVFTARRVEAAEARELGLVDELVADGQDRTEALALAGRIAANSPVGLRAAKRALRLGHGLDLRAGLEVEDSAWRSVAFSGDRAEGVAAFNEKRKPNWPGE, encoded by the coding sequence ATGACCGTCACGTCCGAGCAGCGGTTCGGGGAGTTCGTCGTCGTACGGGGCCACGAGGGGCTGGCACATGTCGCCGAGCTGGTCCTCGACCGGCCCAAGGCCATGAACGCGGTGTCCACGGACATGGCCCGCTCGATCGCCGCCGCCTGTGCCGCGCTCGCCGCCGACCCGGACGTCCGGGTCACCGTCCTCACCTCCAGCCACGAGCGGGCCTTCTGCGTGGGCGCTGACCTGAAGGAGCGCAACTCCTTCACGGACGCCGACCTGGTGCGTCAGCGGCCCACCGCACGCGCCGCCTACACCGGGGTGCTGGAACTGCCGATGCCGACGATCGCCGCGGTGCACGGCTTCGCGCTGGGCGGCGGGTTCGAGCTGGCTCTGTCCTGCGATCTGATCGTCGCCGACCCGACCGCCCTGGTCGGCCTGCCCGAGGTGTCGGTCGGCGTCATCCCGGGCGGCGGCGGCACCCAGCTGCTGCCGCGCAGGATCGGGGCGGCGCGCGCCGCGGAGCTGGTCTTCACCGCCCGCCGGGTGGAGGCGGCCGAGGCGCGGGAGCTGGGGCTGGTCGACGAGCTGGTCGCGGACGGACAGGACCGGACCGAGGCGCTGGCGCTCGCCGGCCGGATCGCGGCGAACTCCCCGGTGGGGCTGCGGGCGGCCAAGCGGGCACTGCGGCTCGGCCACGGGCTCGATCTGCGGGCCGGTCTGGAGGTCGAGGACTCCGCCTGGCGCTCGGTGGCCTTCTCCGGCGACCGGGCGGAGGGCGTGGCCGCGTTCAACGAGAAGCGGAAGCCGAACTGGCCCGGGGAGTGA
- a CDS encoding GGDEF domain-containing protein yields the protein MGGDDARLRAVVSLAQAMAAAHTPRGCWRAAALGACEALGGSFAALSVWERGRGRLRVLVNAGERADGEEEFPDEETYPVHQFPEITEFLHERWAGGGEPDAWVETADGPVEPEPEPGGAEVSGAHGYRRGYCHQRVAALRRRGRGCCVVAPIVLHGRAWGELYVARPSGEPVFDRRDADFATVLAAVVAAGISQTERLEEVRKLAFTDPLTGLANRRAVDVRLDEAVERHREDGSVVSLVVCDLNGLKRVNDTHGHAVGDRLLERFGSVLSRCGAMLPGALAARLGGDEFCLLSLGPGADEVIAVATELCERAAELEFGNGVACGIASTGDPIGPVVSARRLFRLADAAQYRAKAARSRRPVVAGRDGEVIRLADSPPKSAHDRRRLRGAAPGATDEVRGHPEDH from the coding sequence ATGGGTGGTGACGATGCGCGGCTGCGGGCCGTGGTTTCGCTTGCGCAGGCGATGGCGGCGGCGCACACCCCTCGGGGGTGCTGGCGGGCGGCGGCGCTGGGGGCGTGCGAGGCGCTGGGCGGCAGTTTCGCCGCGTTGTCGGTCTGGGAGCGCGGGCGCGGGCGGCTGCGGGTCCTGGTCAACGCGGGCGAGCGGGCGGACGGGGAGGAGGAGTTCCCCGACGAGGAGACGTACCCCGTGCACCAGTTCCCCGAGATCACCGAGTTCCTGCACGAGCGGTGGGCCGGGGGCGGTGAGCCGGACGCCTGGGTGGAGACCGCCGACGGCCCGGTGGAGCCGGAGCCCGAGCCGGGGGGCGCCGAGGTGTCGGGTGCGCACGGCTACCGGCGCGGCTACTGCCATCAGCGGGTGGCCGCGCTGCGCCGGCGCGGGCGTGGCTGCTGTGTCGTCGCGCCGATCGTGCTGCACGGGCGGGCCTGGGGCGAGCTCTATGTGGCGCGGCCGTCGGGGGAGCCGGTGTTCGACCGCCGGGACGCGGACTTCGCCACGGTGCTGGCCGCCGTCGTGGCCGCCGGGATCTCCCAGACGGAGCGCCTGGAGGAGGTGCGCAAGCTCGCCTTCACCGATCCGCTGACGGGCCTCGCCAACCGGCGGGCCGTCGACGTGCGGCTGGACGAGGCGGTGGAGCGGCACCGGGAGGACGGCTCGGTGGTGAGCCTGGTCGTCTGCGACCTCAACGGTCTCAAGCGGGTCAACGACACGCACGGGCATGCTGTCGGTGACCGTCTGCTGGAACGTTTCGGCTCCGTGCTGTCCCGGTGCGGGGCCATGCTGCCCGGAGCGCTCGCGGCCCGGCTCGGCGGGGACGAGTTCTGTCTGCTGTCCCTGGGGCCCGGGGCGGACGAGGTGATCGCGGTGGCCACGGAGCTCTGCGAGCGGGCCGCCGAGCTGGAGTTCGGCAACGGGGTCGCCTGCGGGATCGCGTCCACGGGGGACCCGATCGGCCCGGTGGTCTCCGCCCGGCGGCTCTTCCGGCTCGCGGACGCGGCCCAGTACCGGGCGAAGGCGGCCCGCTCCAGGAGGCCCGTGGTGGCGGGGCGCGACGGCGAGGTCATCCGGCTGGCCGACTCCCCGCCGAAGTCCGCCCACGACCGCCGCCGGCTGCGGGGAGCGGCTCCCGGGGCGACGGACGAGGTAAGGGGTCACCCCGAGGACCACTAG
- the hutH gene encoding histidine ammonia-lyase: MDMHTVVVGTSGTTAQDVIAVARGNARVELSAAAVSALAAAREIVEALAAKPEPVYGVSTGFGALASRHISPELRAQLQRNIVRSHAAGMGPRVEREVVRALMFLRLKTVASGHTGVRPEVAQTMADVLNAGITPVVHEYGSLGCSGDLAPLSHCALTLMGEGDAEGPDGTVRPAGELLTAHGITPVELREKEGLALLNGTDGMLGMLVMALADLRSLYTSADITAALSLEALLGTDKVLAPELHAIRPHPGQGASADNMLRVLAGSGLTGRHAEVTGDAPRVQDAYSVRCAPQVNGAGRDTLAYAATVAERELASSVDNPVVLPDGRVESNGNFHGAPVAYVLDFLAIVAADLGSIAERRTDRLLDKNRSHGLPPFLADDAGVDSGLMIAQYTQAALVSEMKRLAVPASADSIPSSAMQEDHVSMGWSAARKLRTAVDNLARIVAVELYAATRAVELRVAQGLTPAPASLAAIEALRAAGVEGPGPDRFLSPDLAAADAFVRAGGLVAAVEPVTGPLA; encoded by the coding sequence ATGGATATGCATACAGTCGTGGTGGGGACGTCCGGTACCACCGCTCAGGACGTCATCGCCGTGGCCCGCGGCAACGCCCGTGTCGAGCTCTCCGCCGCCGCGGTGAGTGCCCTGGCCGCCGCCCGCGAGATCGTGGAAGCGCTCGCCGCCAAGCCCGAGCCGGTCTACGGCGTCTCCACCGGATTCGGCGCCCTGGCCAGCCGCCACATCAGCCCGGAGCTCCGCGCCCAGCTCCAGCGCAACATCGTCCGCTCGCACGCCGCCGGCATGGGCCCGCGGGTCGAGCGCGAGGTCGTCAGGGCACTGATGTTCCTCCGGCTGAAGACGGTCGCCTCCGGCCACACGGGCGTGCGGCCCGAGGTCGCGCAGACCATGGCCGACGTACTCAACGCCGGGATCACACCCGTCGTTCACGAGTACGGTTCCCTCGGCTGCTCCGGCGATCTGGCACCGCTCTCGCACTGCGCCCTGACCCTGATGGGTGAGGGTGACGCGGAGGGCCCCGACGGGACCGTCCGCCCGGCCGGCGAGCTCCTCACCGCCCACGGCATCACCCCGGTCGAGCTGCGCGAGAAGGAGGGCCTCGCCCTCCTCAACGGCACCGACGGCATGCTCGGCATGCTCGTGATGGCCCTCGCCGACCTGCGCAGCCTCTACACCTCGGCCGACATCACCGCGGCCCTCTCCCTGGAGGCGCTGCTCGGCACGGACAAGGTCCTCGCCCCCGAGCTGCACGCCATCCGCCCGCACCCCGGCCAGGGCGCCAGCGCCGACAACATGCTGCGGGTGCTGGCCGGTTCGGGCCTCACGGGGCGGCACGCCGAGGTCACAGGCGACGCGCCGCGCGTCCAGGACGCCTACTCCGTGCGCTGTGCGCCCCAGGTCAACGGCGCGGGCCGCGACACCCTCGCGTACGCCGCGACCGTCGCCGAGCGCGAACTGGCCTCGTCCGTCGACAACCCCGTCGTCCTTCCGGACGGCCGGGTCGAGTCCAACGGCAACTTCCACGGGGCGCCGGTCGCGTACGTCCTGGACTTTCTGGCGATCGTGGCGGCGGACCTCGGCTCGATCGCCGAGCGCCGCACCGACCGGCTGCTGGACAAGAACCGTTCGCACGGCCTGCCGCCGTTCCTCGCCGACGACGCGGGTGTCGACTCGGGCCTGATGATCGCCCAGTACACGCAGGCCGCCCTGGTCAGCGAGATGAAGCGGCTCGCCGTCCCGGCATCCGCCGACTCGATCCCGTCCTCCGCAATGCAGGAGGATCACGTCTCCATGGGCTGGTCGGCCGCGCGCAAGCTCCGTACCGCCGTCGACAACCTCGCCCGGATCGTGGCCGTCGAGCTGTACGCGGCGACCCGCGCCGTCGAACTGCGCGTCGCGCAGGGGCTGACCCCGGCCCCCGCCTCGCTCGCCGCCATCGAGGCGCTGCGGGCGGCGGGCGTCGAGGGCCCGGGGCCGGACCGCTTCCTGTCGCCGGACCTGGCCGCGGCGGACGCCTTCGTCCGGGCGGGCGGGCTCGTCGCGGCGGTCGAGCCGGTCACGGGGCCGCTGGCCTGA
- a CDS encoding LPXTG cell wall anchor domain-containing protein, which yields MAITRRPLLTATAAGTLLCALWFVPSANAGDAATAPGTAGHSAGATGPQTDTGSLADTGTGIDTTPYLIGGMAFLGIGAGFVTYSGRRGGPQPAV from the coding sequence GTGGCCATCACCCGCCGCCCGCTCCTGACCGCCACCGCTGCGGGAACGCTGCTCTGCGCCTTGTGGTTCGTCCCGTCCGCCAACGCGGGCGATGCGGCCACGGCCCCGGGCACGGCCGGCCACAGCGCCGGCGCCACCGGTCCGCAGACGGACACCGGCTCGCTCGCCGATACCGGGACCGGCATCGACACGACGCCGTACCTCATCGGCGGGATGGCGTTCCTGGGCATCGGGGCGGGCTTCGTGACCTACTCGGGCCGTCGCGGAGGTCCGCAGCCGGCCGTGTGA